Proteins encoded within one genomic window of Manis pentadactyla isolate mManPen7 chromosome 4, mManPen7.hap1, whole genome shotgun sequence:
- the FSCN2 gene encoding fascin-2 isoform X2 translates to MPGDGLHAVLKTRFGLINGADRYLTAESFGFKVNASAPSLKRKQMWVLEPAPGRGGAVLLRSSHLGRYLSAEEDGRVVCEAERPGRDCHFRVLPQPDGRWVLQSEPHGRFFGGTEDRLSCFATAISPAELWAVHLAAHPQAHLLSVSRQRYAHLCAQEEGLAADSTTPWGVGALITLTFQKRQHRLRCCDGRYLRSDGRLVWEPEARTRYTLEFKAGKLAFKDCDGRYLAPMGPAGTLRAGPNTRPGKDELFDLEESHPQVVMVAANHRYVSVRQGINVSANQDEELAQETFLMQTDQETKKCTFYSSTGGYWTLVTHGGIQATATQVSANTMFEVEWRGRRVALKASNGRYVCMKKNGQLAAVSGSVGEHPPPRPPSAAPLGHRGSVAGPDAPPGSRADKPLSPVSPPGEAEEFTLKLVNRPLLVLRGPDGFVCRRRGSNQLDTNRSVYDAFRLSFRDGAYQIRGGGRGGGFWNTGGHGRVRSDGERAEDFLLELRERGRLAIRARSGKYLRGGASGLLRADADAPAGLALWEY, encoded by the exons ATGCCCGGCGATGGCCTGCACGCGGTGCTGAAGACCCGGTTTGGGCTCATCAACGGCGCTGACCGCTACCTGACAGCTGAGAGCTTCGGCTTCAAGGTCAATGCCTCGGCACCCAGCCTCAAGAGGAAGCAGATGTGGGTGCTGGAGCCGgccccggggcggggcggggccgtgCTCCTCCGCAGCAGCCATCTGGGCCGCTACCTGTCAGCTGAGGAGGACGGGCGGGTGGTCTGTGAGGCGGAGCGGCCGGGCCGCGACTGCCACTTCCGGGTCCTGCCGCAGCCCGACGGGCGCTGGGTGCTGCAGTCGGAGCCGCACGGCCGCTTCTTCGGTGGCACTGAGGACCGGCTGTCCTGCTTTGCAACGGCCATCTCCCCGGCCGAGCTGTGGGCCGTGCACCTGGCCGCCCATCCCCAGGCCCACCTGCTGAGCGTGAGCCGGCAGCGCTACGCACACCTGTGCGCACAGGAGGAGGGGCTCGCAGCGGACAGCACCACGCCGTGGGGGGTGGGCGCGCTCATCACCCTCACCTTCCAGAAGCGGCAGCACCGCCTGAGATGCTGCGACGGCCGCTACCTGCGCAGCGACGGCCGCCTTGTCTGGGAGCCTGAGGCCCGCACCCGCTACACGCTCGAGTTCAAGGCGGGCAAGCTGGCCTTCAAGGACTGCGATGGCCGCTACTTGGCGCCCATGGGGCCCGCAGGCACGCTCAGGGCCGGCCCCAACACGCGGCCTGGCAAGGATGAGCTTTTCGACCTGGAGGAGAGTCACCCACAGGTGGTGATGGTGGCTGCCAACCACCGCTATGTGTCGGTGCGTCAAG GGATCAATGTCTCGGCCAACCAAGATGAAGAACTGGCTCAAGAGACGTTTCTGATGCAGACCGACCAGGAAACAAAGAAGTGTACCTTCTACTCCAGCACCGGGGGCTACTGGACCCTGGTCACCCACGGGGGCATCCAGGCCACGGCTACCCAAGT GTCTgccaacaccatgtttgaggtgGAGTGGCGTGGCCGGCGGGTGGCCCTCAAGGCCAGCAACGGGCGCTACGTGTGCATGAAGAAGAACGGGCAGCTGGCGGCCGTCAGCGGTTCGGTCGGTGAGCACCCCCCGCCC CGCCCTCCCTCCGCGGCACCCTTGGGGCACCGGGGCTCGGTGGCAGGGCCAGACGCCCCTCCGGGGAGCCGTGCGGACAAGCCCCTCAGCCCCGTCTCCCCGCCAGGCGAGGCCGAGGAGTTCACCCTCAAGCTCGTCAACCGGCCCCTCCTGGTGCTGCGCGGCCCGGACGGCTTCGTGTGCCGGCGCCGCGGCTCCAACCAGCTGGACACCAACCGCTCGGTCTACGACGCCTTCCGCCTGAGCTTCCGCGACGGCGCCTACCAGATCCGGGGCGGGGGCCGCGGCGGCGGCTTCTGGAACACCGGCGGCCACGGCCGCGTGCGCAGCGACGGCGAGCGCGCCGAGGACTTCCTCCTGGAGCTGCGCGAGCGCGGCCGCCTGGCCATCCGCGCCCGGAGCGGCAAGTACCTGCGCGGCGGCGCCTCGGGGCTGCTGCGCGCGGACGCGGACGCGCCGGCGGGGCTCGCGCTCTGGGAGTACTGA
- the FSCN2 gene encoding fascin-2 isoform X1: protein MPGDGLHAVLKTRFGLINGADRYLTAESFGFKVNASAPSLKRKQMWVLEPAPGRGGAVLLRSSHLGRYLSAEEDGRVVCEAERPGRDCHFRVLPQPDGRWVLQSEPHGRFFGGTEDRLSCFATAISPAELWAVHLAAHPQAHLLSVSRQRYAHLCAQEEGLAADSTTPWGVGALITLTFQKRQHRLRCCDGRYLRSDGRLVWEPEARTRYTLEFKAGKLAFKDCDGRYLAPMGPAGTLRAGPNTRPGKDELFDLEESHPQVVMVAANHRYVSVRQGINVSANQDEELAQETFLMQTDQETKKCTFYSSTGGYWTLVTHGGIQATATQVSANTMFEVEWRGRRVALKASNGRYVCMKKNGQLAAVSGSVGEAEEFTLKLVNRPLLVLRGPDGFVCRRRGSNQLDTNRSVYDAFRLSFRDGAYQIRGGGRGGGFWNTGGHGRVRSDGERAEDFLLELRERGRLAIRARSGKYLRGGASGLLRADADAPAGLALWEY, encoded by the exons ATGCCCGGCGATGGCCTGCACGCGGTGCTGAAGACCCGGTTTGGGCTCATCAACGGCGCTGACCGCTACCTGACAGCTGAGAGCTTCGGCTTCAAGGTCAATGCCTCGGCACCCAGCCTCAAGAGGAAGCAGATGTGGGTGCTGGAGCCGgccccggggcggggcggggccgtgCTCCTCCGCAGCAGCCATCTGGGCCGCTACCTGTCAGCTGAGGAGGACGGGCGGGTGGTCTGTGAGGCGGAGCGGCCGGGCCGCGACTGCCACTTCCGGGTCCTGCCGCAGCCCGACGGGCGCTGGGTGCTGCAGTCGGAGCCGCACGGCCGCTTCTTCGGTGGCACTGAGGACCGGCTGTCCTGCTTTGCAACGGCCATCTCCCCGGCCGAGCTGTGGGCCGTGCACCTGGCCGCCCATCCCCAGGCCCACCTGCTGAGCGTGAGCCGGCAGCGCTACGCACACCTGTGCGCACAGGAGGAGGGGCTCGCAGCGGACAGCACCACGCCGTGGGGGGTGGGCGCGCTCATCACCCTCACCTTCCAGAAGCGGCAGCACCGCCTGAGATGCTGCGACGGCCGCTACCTGCGCAGCGACGGCCGCCTTGTCTGGGAGCCTGAGGCCCGCACCCGCTACACGCTCGAGTTCAAGGCGGGCAAGCTGGCCTTCAAGGACTGCGATGGCCGCTACTTGGCGCCCATGGGGCCCGCAGGCACGCTCAGGGCCGGCCCCAACACGCGGCCTGGCAAGGATGAGCTTTTCGACCTGGAGGAGAGTCACCCACAGGTGGTGATGGTGGCTGCCAACCACCGCTATGTGTCGGTGCGTCAAG GGATCAATGTCTCGGCCAACCAAGATGAAGAACTGGCTCAAGAGACGTTTCTGATGCAGACCGACCAGGAAACAAAGAAGTGTACCTTCTACTCCAGCACCGGGGGCTACTGGACCCTGGTCACCCACGGGGGCATCCAGGCCACGGCTACCCAAGT GTCTgccaacaccatgtttgaggtgGAGTGGCGTGGCCGGCGGGTGGCCCTCAAGGCCAGCAACGGGCGCTACGTGTGCATGAAGAAGAACGGGCAGCTGGCGGCCGTCAGCGGTTCGGTCG GCGAGGCCGAGGAGTTCACCCTCAAGCTCGTCAACCGGCCCCTCCTGGTGCTGCGCGGCCCGGACGGCTTCGTGTGCCGGCGCCGCGGCTCCAACCAGCTGGACACCAACCGCTCGGTCTACGACGCCTTCCGCCTGAGCTTCCGCGACGGCGCCTACCAGATCCGGGGCGGGGGCCGCGGCGGCGGCTTCTGGAACACCGGCGGCCACGGCCGCGTGCGCAGCGACGGCGAGCGCGCCGAGGACTTCCTCCTGGAGCTGCGCGAGCGCGGCCGCCTGGCCATCCGCGCCCGGAGCGGCAAGTACCTGCGCGGCGGCGCCTCGGGGCTGCTGCGCGCGGACGCGGACGCGCCGGCGGGGCTCGCGCTCTGGGAGTACTGA